The following proteins are encoded in a genomic region of Candidatus Eisenbacteria bacterium:
- a CDS encoding AAA family ATPase: MSVRRVVVTGGPGAGKTVLLDELARRGYPYAPESARTIIRERLARGLPPRPDPGEFAYEILGRDIEQYRAAGERSGRAGQGGPEREIYFFDRSILDALGMLDQLGLLSARERDRHLTEYPYHPRAFILPPWEAIYQVDSERDQTFAESVRVHDSLRQWYVRCGYEIVSVPPGPVADRCDLVLKALEPGIAPRRTR; the protein is encoded by the coding sequence ATGAGCGTCCGGCGGGTCGTCGTGACCGGAGGGCCGGGCGCCGGGAAGACGGTGTTGCTCGACGAGCTGGCGCGCCGGGGTTACCCGTACGCGCCGGAGTCGGCGCGCACGATCATCCGGGAGCGGCTCGCGCGAGGGCTGCCGCCGAGACCCGATCCCGGCGAGTTCGCCTACGAGATCCTGGGTCGCGACATCGAGCAGTACCGAGCGGCCGGGGAGCGCAGCGGCCGCGCGGGACAGGGCGGCCCGGAGCGCGAGATCTACTTCTTCGATCGGAGCATCCTCGACGCCCTCGGCATGCTCGACCAGCTCGGCCTCCTCTCCGCCCGCGAGCGGGACCGCCACCTGACCGAGTACCCCTATCATCCCCGGGCTTTCATCCTTCCACCCTGGGAAGCGATCTATCAGGTCGACTCCGAGCGCGACCAGACCTTCGCGGAGTCCGTGCGGGTTCACGACTCCCTGCGCCAGTGGTACGTTCGCTGCGGATACGAGATCGTCTCCGTCCCTCCCGGTCCGGTCGCGGACCGGTGCGATCTCGTGCTGAAGGCCCTCGAGCCCGGTATCGCTCCTCGGAGAACCCGATGA